GCACCCTCCAGGAATCTCCCGAAGATGAGTGTCCCCGCGCTGGAGGCGCCCAGGCCGACGAGGGTGCCCAGGAGGCTGACCAGGGCTGTGATCAGCAGGGAGAACTTCACCCCGAAGCGCCGGATGATGAAGGCGCCGGGATAGGCGAAGACCACCGCGGCGATGGCGAAGACCGAGTTGACGTACCCGACGCTGGCGAGGCTCATGCCGAAGGATCGCCCGATGTCCACCAGGACCGGTCCGCACTTGAAGAGGGCATAGACGGTCGAAAATCCGAAGAAGAAAAGACACCAGAAGGACATCCAGCGCTCTCTCCCGGTGAGCTGCCTGTCGGCGACCCCGTAACCCACTGTGCTCATGGCGTACTGCCTCCTTTCTCTGCTCCGCCTTGGGGTGGCGATTGGGGCGGAGGGGCGGAGCTCCCGCCTCCGCCCCTGCATGCTTGGCTTCCCCTGGGGCTTCAGCCCGCCTTCAGCCGCTCTGCGGAAGGTTTCGCCGATGCGCGCCCCGTCTCTCCTGGATCCCGGCTGACCTCCGGCCATGATCTGGCCCTCGTGATGATCGGCGATGCGGGTGGTGGACGGGCCTACTTGGGAGCTGCGCCCTGGAGGGTGGGCCGAACCCGGGGATCCAAGGTGGTGGAAGACTGCCATACGGTACGTTCGTACCGTATGGCAGTCAAGAACGGTCTCAAAAAAAGTGTCCAGAATGAGGCGGAAAGGGGGGGCGGCCCCCCTTGCGCTTTCGACTACAATGGTTCTCCCGAAAGGAATTTCATGCTCCGTCCAGAACAGCTCGAAGACCAGGTCCACTTCATCCTCTCCACGCTCATCCAGCGGGAGCTGCGGGACCCGGATCTGGGCTTCATCACCCTCACGGCGGTGCGCCTCACCGGGGATCGTGGCCTGGCCAAGGTCTACTACACCGTCATGGGGGATGAGGACCAGATGAAGCGCACCGCCAAGGCCCTGGGACGGGCCAACGGCTTCCTGCGCACCCAGCTCGCTCAGCGTCTGCGCCTGAAGAAGGCCCCTGAGCTGCGCTTCTTCACTGACACCACCATCGAGGAGGGCAACAAGATGGAGGCCCTGCTCTCACAGATCCGGGAGGAGGAGGCCCAGCGTCCCTCTGTGGAGCCGGAGGAGCCCGAGGCATGAAGCCCGGCGTCTACCTAGAACACAAGCCCGTCGGTGCCTCCAGCTTCGATGTGGTGCGGAGCTTCAAGCACGAGGCCTATGAGGCCGGTCTGAGGAAATACGCCCTGGGCCATGGGGGCACTCTGGACCCCTTTGCAGAGGGGCTCCTGCTGGTGCTGGCGGGACAGGCCACCCGTCTCATGGAGCTCATGCACCCCCTGCCCAAGACCTATTTGGCCGAGGTGGTCTGGGGTGAAGAGACGGACACCTGTGATCACCTGGGGCTGCCGGTCGCCACAGGGGACGCGGACGACTTGAGCGCGGCCAAGCTGGAGGCCGCCCTGCCGGCCTTCCTGGGCTGGCAGGACCAGGTGCCTCCTGCCACCTGTGCCAAGAAGATCGATGGCGAATCGGCCTACAAGAAAGCCCACCGGGGCGAGGAGGTCATTCTGCCTCCCAGCCGGGTCTACCTCCACAGCGCCCGCTGGATCAGCCATGACCTGCCCCGGGCTTCGACCCTGGAGCTCACCTGCCGGGGGGGCTTCTACGTGCGGAGCCTGGCCAGGGACCTGGGACGGCTCCTGGGGTGCGGGGCCCATCTGCGGACCCTGGAGCGCACAGCCATCGGCCCCTGGGCCGATCCCGGGGCCGGACAGCGGATCCACCTGGAGGGGGAGTCCCTCATCCCCTGGTGCCGGAGCCGCCGCCTGGACGATGCCGAGT
The sequence above is drawn from the uncultured Holophaga sp. genome and encodes:
- the rbfA gene encoding 30S ribosome-binding factor RbfA, translating into MLRPEQLEDQVHFILSTLIQRELRDPDLGFITLTAVRLTGDRGLAKVYYTVMGDEDQMKRTAKALGRANGFLRTQLAQRLRLKKAPELRFFTDTTIEEGNKMEALLSQIREEEAQRPSVEPEEPEA
- the truB gene encoding tRNA pseudouridine(55) synthase TruB; translated protein: MKPGVYLEHKPVGASSFDVVRSFKHEAYEAGLRKYALGHGGTLDPFAEGLLLVLAGQATRLMELMHPLPKTYLAEVVWGEETDTCDHLGLPVATGDADDLSAAKLEAALPAFLGWQDQVPPATCAKKIDGESAYKKAHRGEEVILPPSRVYLHSARWISHDLPRASTLELTCRGGFYVRSLARDLGRLLGCGAHLRTLERTAIGPWADPGAGQRIHLEGESLIPWCRSRRLDDAELDHLLHGRPIPLGELENPAWRLPEGFPDPCAPIRALHGDRLVALLQEREGRLWTTANLRGGL